Proteins encoded together in one Prunus dulcis chromosome 3, ALMONDv2, whole genome shotgun sequence window:
- the LOC117623530 gene encoding uncharacterized protein LOC117623530 — protein MRLARWRKRKCVADDRNYEPNSWISATKKRRNYANTIQVDEEMLDKEYEVFLEGLELHGGDDGQDYHDTRWIVDGDVHSNAQLMDHGDDNLNGRSVDSDDFDDDVDPQYKILLENLKEDGKSYVLVVVRETENLERIKYEQEDGELDETNLDTPETVKKSDEDIFVKPIRIYKRKTIHPCPTSISHVKEKTEIKKASPRTVRYAMRKKKRGILEDSEGLPNKRSLGVKKNVKVEALDPVSNRTKGRSNKMHGVEVPTARETLKSSHVKKKKVNKKGADSRTKGHPVKRHHLAEHGHNHGAVSDQIDLDYQEVLDGLRKYGGKWVYTPTTAGPVACVLEEDVESSAVEIKKEPCDEYFTSSTVVGVDGGWCVETCDTSHAQFRKGLMKDLKRPYDEKEYKRLLKQLNRRRSVSGKLRASYRKQHIVLARKLDAASSDCPRILNLLRGFFYWLKNVAQEGSFCPWKDSSCLKVLPQVGRKFSCMN, from the exons ATGAGGTTGGCGAGGTGGAGGAAGAGAAAGTGCGTTGCTGATGATAGGAATTATGAGCCCAATTCCTGGATCAGTGCCacgaagaaaagaagaaactatGCTAATACTATCCAAGTGGACGAAGAAATGCTGGATAAGGAGTATGAGGTTTTTCTTGAGGGGTTAGAACTgcatggtggtgatgatggtCAAGATTATCATGACACTAGGTGGATAGTTGATGGGGATGTTCATTCTAATGCTCAGTTGATGGATCATGGTGATGACAACCTAAATGGTAGGTCTGTGGATAGCGAtgattttgatgatgatgtggATCCTCAGTATAAGATATTATTGGAAAATCTGAAGGAAGATGGAAAGTCCTATGTATTGGTGGTTGTTCGAGAGACCGAGAATTTGGAGCGGATAAAGTATGAACAAGAAGATGGGGAACTAGACGAGACCAATTTAGATACCCCAGAAACTGTGAAAAAATCTGATGAGGACATCTTTGTCAAACCCATTAGGATTTACAAAAGAAAGACAATTCACCCCTGTCCTACATCAATATCTCATGTGAAAGAGAAGactgaaataaaaaaagctaGCCCAAGAACTGTTAGGTATGctatgaggaaaaaaaaaaggggaattCTGGAAGATTCAGAGGGTCTGCCAAATAAAAGGAGTTTAGGGGTGAAAAAGAATGTAAAAGTGGAAGCTCTGGATCCTGTTTCCAATAGGACAAAAGGGCGTTCTAATAAAATGCACGGTGTAGAGGTTCCCACTGCTCGAGAAACTTTAAAAAGTTCTcatgtgaagaagaagaaagtaaaTAAGAAAGGTGCAGATAGTAGGACAAAGGGGCATCCTGTTAAAAGACATCATTTGGCCGAGCATGGACACAACCATGGAGCTGTGTCTGATCAAATAGACTTGGACTATCAAGAGGTTCTAGATGGTCTAAGAAAATACGGTGGAAAGTGGGTGTATACACCTACAACTGCTGGACCAGTGGCATGTGTACTTGAGGAGGATGTGGAGAGTTCAGCTGtagaaattaagaaagaacCATGTGATGAGTATTTTACCTCATCTACAGTT GTGGGCGTAGATGGTGGATGGTGCGTTGAAACTTGTGATACAAGTCATGCCCAGTTTAGGAAGGGGCTTATGAAGGATCTTAAACGGCCTTATGACGAAAAAGAGTATAAAAGGCTCTTGAAACAACTGAACCGACGAAGGTCAGTGTCAGGGAAATTAAGGGCTTCATATCGAAAGCAGCACATAG TCCTAGCAAGAAAGCTTGATGCTGCTAGCAGCGACTGCCCTAGAATTTTGAATCTTTTGCGTGGATTTTTCTACTGGCTGAAG AATGTGGCCCAAGAAGGAAGCTTCTGTCCTTGGAAGGACTCGTCTTGTTTGAAGGTGTTGCCTCAAGTTGGAAGGAAGTTTAGCTGCATGAACTAA